From Sphingopyxis sp. USTB-05, the proteins below share one genomic window:
- a CDS encoding fatty acid desaturase, giving the protein MTTINPPADRVATPFAPSVTKTPKSAIADDMAMIRAASELTRDLVQPSPRIYWTDMLASAFIGYAGIAAAILAPSTAWMLVAAVISVIALYRAGSFIHELTHIRKNSLPGFRLGWNILVGVPMLIPSFMYEGIHSLHHNRTKYGTVEDPEYLPLALMKPWTVPLFVVAAAFAPVALVFRYAVLTPLSFLIPPLRRTVVERYSGMIINPLFRRKPPEGEFRRQWAWQEGGAWAWSTLLISAGVFGWVPLRALIIFGAIASATLVLNQIRTLVAHLWENDGEVLTVTGQFLDSVNVPPPGLLPELWAPVGLRYHALHHLLPGVPYHSLAVAHRRLKDALPVDSQYHGANYDSLPKLVMNLVAGSARGAAAAGR; this is encoded by the coding sequence ATGACGACGATCAATCCCCCCGCCGATCGGGTCGCGACCCCCTTCGCACCGTCGGTAACGAAAACTCCCAAGTCGGCGATCGCCGACGATATGGCGATGATCCGCGCGGCTTCGGAGCTGACGCGCGATCTCGTGCAGCCTTCGCCGCGCATTTACTGGACCGATATGCTGGCGTCGGCTTTCATCGGTTATGCAGGCATCGCGGCGGCGATCCTCGCGCCGTCGACGGCCTGGATGCTGGTTGCAGCGGTGATTTCGGTGATTGCGCTCTATCGCGCAGGCAGCTTCATCCACGAACTCACGCATATCCGCAAAAATTCGCTGCCGGGTTTCCGCCTTGGCTGGAACATTCTTGTCGGCGTGCCGATGCTGATCCCGTCATTCATGTACGAGGGCATTCACAGCCTGCACCACAACCGCACCAAATATGGCACGGTCGAAGATCCCGAATATCTGCCGCTCGCGCTGATGAAGCCGTGGACGGTACCGTTGTTCGTCGTGGCCGCGGCCTTCGCGCCGGTTGCGCTCGTCTTTCGCTATGCCGTCCTGACCCCGCTCTCGTTCCTGATCCCGCCGCTGCGCCGGACGGTCGTCGAACGCTATTCAGGGATGATCATCAACCCGCTGTTTCGCCGCAAGCCGCCCGAAGGTGAGTTCCGCCGCCAGTGGGCCTGGCAGGAAGGCGGCGCCTGGGCGTGGTCGACGCTGTTGATTTCCGCGGGCGTTTTTGGCTGGGTGCCGCTGCGCGCGCTGATCATCTTTGGCGCGATCGCTTCGGCGACTCTGGTGCTCAACCAGATCCGCACGCTCGTCGCGCATCTGTGGGAAAATGACGGCGAAGTATTGACCGTGACCGGTCAGTTCCTCGACAGCGTCAACGTCCCGCCGCCGGGCCTGCTGCCCGAGCTTTGGGCACCTGTGGGCTTGCGCTATCATGCGCTCCACCATCTGCTGCCGGGCGTGCCCTATCATTCGCTCGCCGTGGCGCACCGCCGCCTGAAGGATGCGCTGCCCGTGGATTCGCAATATCATGGCGCGAATTACGACAGCCTGCCCAAGCTGGTGATGAACCTTGTCGCCGGCTCGGCGCGCGGCGCCGCGGCGGCCGGGCGCTAG
- a CDS encoding PQQ-dependent sugar dehydrogenase: protein MKNLPHLALIFALAVAACSAAPASTEAAPADTAKLDASGAQPATPLADAPFTVKEVASFNEPWAMTFVPGTRAALVTERSGKLKLWQENGPTQDVAGVPAVAYGGQGGFGDVIVAPDFATSGVIYLSWAEAGTGDTFGAVVARAKLVQGAAPRLEGLQIIWKQDPKVPGRGHYSHRLAFSPDGKYLFIGSGERQKFDPAQDMNANLGKILRLNPDGSIPADNPFADQGGVTAQIWSLGHRNILGLAFDGTGKLWNQEMGPKGGDEVNLVEAKANYGYPIVSNGDHYDGKDIPDHPTRPEFAAPKLWWNPSVSPAGLVWYNGDLYPGWKNSLLMGALSGAGLVRMQIDGDTLHKSDRWDFRERIREVEVRDDGSVWLLTDGENGKLVRLVPKR from the coding sequence ATGAAAAACCTGCCGCATCTTGCCCTCATTTTTGCGCTGGCCGTCGCCGCCTGTTCGGCCGCCCCGGCATCGACCGAAGCCGCCCCGGCCGATACTGCAAAGCTCGACGCCTCGGGCGCGCAGCCCGCGACGCCGCTCGCCGACGCGCCCTTCACGGTGAAGGAAGTCGCGAGCTTCAACGAGCCCTGGGCGATGACTTTCGTGCCCGGAACCCGCGCCGCTCTCGTCACTGAAAGGTCGGGCAAGCTCAAACTGTGGCAGGAGAATGGTCCGACGCAGGATGTCGCCGGCGTGCCCGCGGTCGCCTATGGCGGTCAGGGTGGATTCGGGGACGTAATCGTCGCGCCCGACTTCGCGACCAGCGGCGTTATTTATCTGAGCTGGGCCGAGGCCGGCACCGGCGACACCTTCGGCGCCGTCGTGGCAAGGGCAAAGCTGGTGCAAGGCGCAGCACCGCGGCTCGAGGGGCTGCAAATCATCTGGAAACAGGACCCCAAGGTGCCCGGCCGCGGCCATTATTCGCACCGCCTCGCCTTCTCGCCCGACGGCAAATATCTGTTCATCGGGTCGGGCGAGCGTCAGAAATTCGATCCCGCGCAGGATATGAACGCCAATCTCGGCAAGATCCTTCGTCTCAATCCCGACGGCAGCATTCCCGCCGATAATCCCTTCGCCGATCAGGGCGGGGTGACCGCGCAAATCTGGTCGCTCGGCCACCGCAATATCCTGGGACTCGCCTTCGACGGCACCGGCAAGCTCTGGAATCAGGAGATGGGGCCGAAGGGCGGCGACGAGGTCAATCTGGTCGAGGCCAAGGCCAATTACGGCTATCCGATCGTGTCGAACGGCGATCATTATGACGGCAAGGATATTCCCGACCATCCGACGCGCCCCGAATTTGCGGCGCCCAAGCTGTGGTGGAACCCGTCGGTCTCGCCCGCGGGACTCGTGTGGTACAATGGCGACCTTTACCCGGGCTGGAAAAACAGCCTGCTGATGGGGGCGCTGTCGGGCGCGGGGCTCGTTCGTATGCAGATCGATGGCGACACGCTCCATAAGTCCGACCGCTGGGACTTCCGCGAGCGCATCCGCGAGGTCGAGGTGCGCGACGACGGGTCGGTCTGGCTGCTGACCGACGGCGAAAATGGCAAGCTCGTTAGGCTCGTTCCGAAGAGGTAA
- a CDS encoding sigma-70 family RNA polymerase sigma factor has translation MPEPLDDASFKRELAAMLPHLRAFGRSLTGNADLADDLVQETMLKAWKARAQYVPGPASMKSWAFVILRNCFLSQMRRKKFTAEYDEMAAERLLVAPDDQDDSLHLADVQRALMMLPVDQREALVLIGAGQLSYEEGAEICGCAVGTMKSRVSRGRAALQTILESGEMPRRSTDVMPSSEAFRTIMDNVDQLTGSGPAGD, from the coding sequence ATGCCCGAACCGCTCGACGATGCCAGCTTCAAGCGAGAACTCGCGGCGATGCTGCCGCATCTTCGCGCGTTTGGGCGCAGTCTGACGGGTAATGCCGACCTCGCCGACGATCTGGTTCAGGAAACGATGCTGAAGGCCTGGAAAGCGCGCGCGCAATATGTGCCCGGGCCCGCCAGCATGAAAAGCTGGGCTTTCGTCATCCTGCGCAATTGTTTCCTGTCGCAGATGCGGCGCAAGAAATTCACCGCCGAATATGACGAGATGGCGGCCGAGCGATTGCTTGTCGCGCCCGACGATCAGGACGACAGCCTCCACCTTGCCGACGTGCAGCGTGCGCTGATGATGCTACCCGTCGACCAGCGCGAGGCGCTGGTGTTGATCGGCGCAGGGCAGCTTTCTTATGAAGAGGGCGCCGAGATTTGCGGTTGCGCGGTCGGCACGATGAAAAGCCGCGTATCGCGCGGCCGTGCGGCGCTTCAGACGATATTGGAAAGCGGCGAAATGCCGCGGCGTAGCACCGACGTAATGCCGTCGAGCGAGGCATTTCGAACGATCATGGACAATGTCGACCAGCTGACTGGGAGCGGGCCCGCCGGAGACTGA
- a CDS encoding sigma-70 family RNA polymerase sigma factor → MTGTTAAASQPQAETLSDSEFKTLLAGVIPHLRAYGRSLSGNPDLADDLTQDTMVKAWASRERFERGTSIKAWTFVILRNTFLSQMRRNKFVGEYDETAVERTMSTPASQEDSGEMADLQRGLMELPQDQREALILVGAGGLSYEEAASICDCALGTMKSRVSRARAALEEIMNSGQFSQKRADAPPSSEAVDAIMDSVETITARREAANR, encoded by the coding sequence ATGACCGGAACTACCGCCGCTGCTTCGCAGCCGCAGGCCGAAACCCTGTCTGACAGCGAATTCAAGACGCTGCTCGCGGGCGTTATTCCGCACCTTCGCGCTTATGGTCGCAGCCTGTCGGGCAATCCCGACCTCGCCGACGATCTGACGCAGGACACGATGGTCAAGGCATGGGCGTCGCGCGAACGGTTCGAGCGCGGCACCTCGATCAAAGCGTGGACCTTCGTAATTCTACGCAACACCTTCCTGTCGCAGATGCGCCGCAACAAGTTCGTCGGCGAATATGACGAGACTGCGGTCGAGCGCACCATGTCGACCCCCGCTAGTCAGGAAGATAGCGGCGAGATGGCCGATCTCCAGCGCGGCCTGATGGAATTGCCGCAGGACCAGCGCGAGGCGCTGATCCTCGTCGGCGCCGGCGGCCTGTCTTACGAGGAAGCCGCGAGCATCTGCGACTGCGCGCTCGGCACGATGAAAAGCCGCGTGTCGCGTGCGCGCGCCGCGCTCGAGGAGATCATGAACAGCGGCCAGTTCTCGCAAAAACGCGCCGATGCGCCGCCGTCGAGCGAGGCGGTCGACGCAATCATGGACAGCGTCGAGACGATCACCGCGCGGCGCGAGGCGGCGAACCGCTAG
- a CDS encoding sensor histidine kinase: MAERRPGELSDMGTPESHDSEGRHLADGGNEAAIEAERLRLDTLREYRIMDTAPEAAFDRVTRMVAELFDMPIALISLVDDRRQWFKSAYGIDTRETPREYSFCPYVIAKDAPVMVTDALVDPRSRDNPLVTGNFHIRFYAGVPLRAHNGAILGSLCVLDRKERSELTEVDLARLEDFAGIIMAEADLRRIGAERDEARRTLERALDFSGIATWQYDPRTDRLSTQGAGAELWGSGFEAILATGNGFFDLVHPDDRAALRTLLEETVANRTPYSAEYRVLNSERGVRWNAVRGDWVVHSDDAMLTGVSIDITEQKSRQENANLLMRELHHRMRNLFATVSAIISLTRHAARDVDDYVDRISSRLDALNRAQNVLLSSNFMTGSMHALMREVEAAFPRVRWSGPDLLLPENALVAMALLFNELATNAVKHGALANDEGRVVVDWSQDSEGSEPRIFRLTWSETGTQGLIGPPDRTSFGTLLMERSVRNNLGGSIARRWEPTGLIVEIALPAKWREA; encoded by the coding sequence ATGGCAGAGCGGCGCCCCGGGGAATTGAGCGATATGGGGACACCGGAATCGCACGACAGCGAGGGACGGCATTTGGCGGACGGGGGTAACGAAGCTGCAATCGAGGCCGAACGGCTGCGTCTCGACACGCTTCGCGAATATCGGATCATGGATACCGCGCCCGAGGCGGCGTTCGACAGGGTGACGCGAATGGTCGCCGAACTGTTCGACATGCCGATCGCTCTGATATCGCTCGTCGATGATCGCCGTCAGTGGTTCAAATCGGCGTACGGCATCGATACTCGCGAAACGCCGCGCGAATATAGCTTCTGCCCCTACGTCATCGCAAAGGATGCGCCGGTGATGGTCACAGATGCATTGGTCGATCCCCGCTCGCGCGATAATCCGCTCGTGACTGGCAATTTCCATATCCGGTTCTACGCAGGGGTGCCCCTTCGCGCGCACAATGGCGCGATCCTCGGGAGTCTTTGCGTCCTTGATCGCAAGGAGCGCTCCGAGTTGACTGAGGTCGATCTGGCGCGGTTGGAGGATTTCGCTGGGATCATCATGGCCGAGGCGGATTTGCGCCGGATCGGCGCGGAGCGCGACGAAGCGCGTCGCACGCTTGAGCGGGCGCTCGATTTTTCAGGGATAGCAACCTGGCAATATGACCCGCGAACCGACCGGCTGAGCACGCAGGGTGCCGGTGCCGAACTCTGGGGTTCGGGTTTCGAGGCGATACTGGCCACGGGGAACGGTTTTTTCGATCTTGTTCATCCCGACGACCGCGCGGCGCTTCGGACTTTGCTGGAAGAAACGGTCGCCAATCGTACGCCCTATTCGGCCGAATATCGCGTGCTGAATTCGGAACGGGGCGTTCGCTGGAATGCGGTGCGCGGCGATTGGGTCGTGCATTCCGACGATGCGATGTTGACCGGCGTCAGCATCGACATCACCGAGCAGAAAAGCCGGCAGGAAAATGCCAATCTGTTGATGCGCGAGTTGCACCACCGGATGCGAAACCTGTTCGCGACAGTCAGCGCGATCATCTCGTTGACGCGACATGCCGCGCGCGACGTCGATGATTATGTCGATCGGATCAGCAGCCGCCTCGATGCGCTCAACCGCGCGCAGAACGTCCTGCTCAGCTCCAATTTCATGACCGGGTCGATGCACGCGCTGATGCGCGAGGTCGAGGCCGCCTTTCCGCGAGTCCGCTGGTCCGGTCCCGATCTGCTGCTGCCCGAGAATGCGCTTGTCGCGATGGCGCTGCTGTTCAACGAACTCGCGACCAATGCGGTCAAGCATGGCGCGCTGGCGAACGACGAGGGCCGCGTTGTCGTCGATTGGTCGCAGGATTCCGAGGGCAGCGAGCCACGGATATTCCGGCTGACCTGGAGCGAGACCGGGACCCAGGGACTGATCGGGCCGCCCGACCGCACCAGTTTCGGCACGCTGCTGATGGAACGCAGCGTGCGCAACAATCTGGGCGGATCGATCGCACGACGCTGGGAGCCGACGGGGCTGATCGTCGAAATCGCGCTGCCTGCCAAATGGCGTGAGGCATAA
- a CDS encoding NepR family anti-sigma factor yields the protein MNGKAPLPPGTEAPRRAQGSFPGTNGDQWHRTLTGRQAPEPVSAKLRMIYGNVVAEKLPDNMLDLLSQLDQKSPKQ from the coding sequence ATGAATGGCAAGGCCCCGCTCCCCCCGGGCACAGAAGCACCGCGCCGTGCGCAAGGAAGCTTTCCCGGGACGAACGGCGACCAGTGGCACCGCACGTTGACGGGGCGACAGGCGCCCGAGCCTGTGAGTGCGAAGCTGCGCATGATTTATGGCAATGTCGTCGCCGAAAAACTGCCCGATAATATGCTCGATCTTCTTTCCCAGCTCGATCAGAAAAGTCCGAAGCAATAA
- a CDS encoding Rrf2 family transcriptional regulator → MKRDSRLSGVLHVLLHMAEHRAPMTSDQLAKAMQTHPVVVRRILGGLRRAGFVHSEKGHGGGWTTARDLADITMRDVYVAIGQPSLMAMGNRTEAPGCLVEQAVNAALDASFQEAEALLLARFGEVTLAALAADFHARMAARSTSPTLQEHIHG, encoded by the coding sequence ATGAAACGCGACAGCCGACTCTCGGGCGTGCTCCACGTCCTCCTCCATATGGCCGAGCATCGCGCGCCGATGACGTCGGACCAGCTCGCGAAAGCCATGCAGACGCATCCTGTGGTCGTCAGGCGTATTCTAGGCGGACTGCGTCGGGCGGGTTTTGTCCATAGCGAAAAGGGCCATGGCGGCGGTTGGACGACCGCGCGCGATCTTGCCGACATCACGATGCGCGACGTCTATGTCGCGATCGGTCAGCCGAGCCTGATGGCGATGGGCAACCGCACCGAGGCGCCCGGCTGCCTTGTCGAACAGGCGGTCAACGCCGCGCTCGACGCCAGCTTTCAGGAAGCCGAGGCACTGCTGCTCGCGCGTTTCGGCGAGGTGACGCTGGCTGCGCTGGCGGCCGATTTCCACGCGCGCATGGCCGCGCGATCCACCTCCCCCACCCTACAGGAGCATATCCATGGCTGA
- a CDS encoding GNAT family N-acetyltransferase: MTDTLLALSTDHCRITPLFADDARALAAITDETVTSRVHFLPAPFTEADARALIAGSGGGDVFHAVRDESGLDLNGVIGVHRRLGQEYEIGYWFAARVRGKGIATEAVRAVIEALAASRPGCSIVAECHPDNEHSRALLRRIGFVSTGRPGKRPGRMLMMWRAAPAYRIDVC, encoded by the coding sequence ATGACCGATACTTTGCTTGCCCTGTCGACCGACCATTGCCGCATCACGCCGCTCTTTGCCGATGATGCGCGCGCGCTGGCCGCGATCACCGACGAGACGGTGACCTCGCGGGTCCATTTCTTGCCCGCACCTTTCACCGAAGCCGATGCCCGCGCGTTGATCGCGGGATCGGGCGGCGGTGACGTATTCCACGCGGTACGCGACGAAAGCGGCCTCGACCTTAACGGCGTGATCGGCGTGCATCGCCGTTTGGGGCAGGAGTATGAGATCGGCTATTGGTTCGCGGCGCGCGTGCGCGGCAAGGGCATCGCGACCGAGGCGGTGCGTGCGGTGATTGAGGCGCTCGCCGCATCACGGCCGGGCTGCTCGATCGTTGCCGAATGCCATCCCGATAATGAACATTCGCGCGCGCTGCTGCGCCGGATCGGCTTTGTCTCGACCGGCCGGCCCGGAAAACGTCCGGGACGGATGCTGATGATGTGGCGCGCGGCCCCGGCTTATCGCATCGACGTCTGCTGA
- a CDS encoding response regulator: MTLGEELRGHLPFLRRYARALTGSQQHGDNFVHTTLEVIVAAPDEFYSGDGARIDLYRNFHRIWESAYIDEGEDSDEGEHPLVRAAHRRLVQITPLGRQVLLLTALEGFSVEEAGLITGADSRTVETLLADAVGELDRESRTSVLIIEDEPLIAMELEQIVRDLGHRVAGIATTHEDAVAAFEDTDAGLVLADIQLADGSSGIDAVQDILAIAPVPAIFITAFPERLLTGGRVEPTFLISKPFRENTVRAAISQSLLFTPQLAA; encoded by the coding sequence ATGACATTGGGTGAGGAACTTCGCGGACATCTACCCTTTCTGCGCCGCTACGCACGGGCTTTGACGGGCAGCCAGCAGCATGGCGACAATTTCGTGCACACGACGCTTGAAGTCATCGTGGCGGCGCCGGACGAATTCTACAGCGGCGACGGTGCGCGGATCGACCTCTACCGCAATTTTCACCGTATCTGGGAAAGCGCCTATATCGACGAAGGTGAAGACAGTGATGAAGGCGAGCATCCGCTGGTCCGCGCCGCACATCGACGTCTTGTTCAGATCACCCCGCTGGGGCGGCAGGTTCTGCTCCTCACCGCTCTCGAAGGCTTTTCGGTCGAGGAAGCCGGGCTGATCACTGGCGCAGACAGCCGAACAGTCGAAACACTGCTCGCCGATGCGGTGGGCGAACTCGACCGCGAATCGCGCACCTCGGTGCTGATCATCGAAGACGAACCGTTGATCGCCATGGAACTCGAACAGATTGTGCGCGATCTTGGCCATCGCGTCGCAGGAATCGCAACGACGCACGAGGACGCGGTCGCGGCGTTCGAGGATACGGATGCAGGGCTCGTCCTTGCCGACATCCAACTCGCGGACGGATCGTCGGGTATTGATGCGGTGCAGGATATATTGGCGATCGCCCCAGTCCCCGCAATCTTCATCACCGCTTTTCCCGAAAGACTGCTCACTGGTGGCCGGGTCGAGCCGACCTTCCTCATCTCGAAACCGTTTCGCGAAAACACGGTGCGCGCAGCGATCAGTCAGAGCCTGCTCTTCACGCCGCAACTCGCGGCATAG
- a CDS encoding putative DNA modification/repair radical SAM protein, with protein MSAKPILEKLSILADAAKYDASCASSGTVKRDSVASKGIGSTEGMGICHSYAPDGRCISLLKILLTNFCIYDCRFCINRASSNVERARFSPQEVVRLTLDFYKRNYIEGLFLSSGIIRSEDYTMEQLVEVARILREEHRFGGYIHLKTIAGADPGLIALAGLYADRLSTNVELPTEAGLSSFAPEKKPETIRKTMASVRVGAEDAIDAAKSRLIGKAMPPRFAPAGQSTQMIVGADASRDDDILKTATNLYSGYQLRRVYYSAYSPIPDASSDLPPVRPPLMREHRLYQADWLLRFYGFERAEIMEGASGGMLDLTIDPKLAWALKRREAFPVDINRAPRELLLRVPGLGTRAVERIIAARRLGKLRLGDLAKLTGSVKKLLPFVVLPDWRPGMLTDSADLRARFAPPPEQLALAL; from the coding sequence ATGTCCGCCAAACCAATTCTGGAAAAGCTGAGCATTTTGGCCGATGCGGCCAAATATGACGCATCCTGTGCGTCGTCGGGGACGGTAAAGCGCGATTCGGTCGCGAGCAAAGGCATTGGCTCGACAGAAGGTATGGGCATTTGCCACAGCTATGCCCCCGACGGGCGGTGCATCTCGCTGCTGAAAATTCTACTCACCAATTTCTGTATCTACGATTGCCGCTTTTGCATCAACCGCGCGTCGAGCAACGTCGAGCGTGCACGTTTCAGTCCCCAAGAGGTCGTCCGCCTGACGCTCGATTTCTACAAGCGCAACTATATCGAAGGGCTGTTCCTCTCGTCGGGCATCATTCGCTCCGAGGATTATACGATGGAGCAACTGGTCGAGGTCGCGCGCATCCTGCGTGAGGAGCATCGTTTCGGTGGCTATATTCACCTTAAGACGATCGCGGGGGCCGATCCGGGTTTGATCGCTCTGGCGGGGCTCTATGCAGACAGGCTGTCGACCAATGTCGAACTGCCGACCGAAGCGGGGTTGAGCAGCTTCGCGCCCGAGAAGAAGCCCGAGACGATCCGCAAGACGATGGCGTCGGTGCGCGTCGGCGCCGAAGATGCGATCGATGCCGCAAAGAGCCGGTTGATTGGCAAGGCGATGCCGCCACGCTTCGCGCCCGCGGGTCAGTCGACACAGATGATCGTCGGCGCCGACGCGTCGCGCGACGATGATATATTGAAGACCGCGACGAACCTCTATTCGGGTTATCAGCTCCGCCGCGTCTATTATTCGGCATATAGCCCGATCCCCGATGCGAGCAGCGACTTGCCGCCGGTGCGGCCGCCGCTGATGCGCGAGCATCGCCTGTATCAGGCCGACTGGCTGCTGCGCTTTTACGGCTTCGAGCGCGCGGAGATTATGGAGGGGGCGAGCGGCGGAATGCTCGATCTGACGATCGATCCCAAGCTGGCTTGGGCGCTGAAGCGGCGCGAAGCCTTTCCCGTCGACATCAACCGCGCGCCGCGCGAATTGCTGCTGCGGGTGCCGGGGCTGGGGACGCGTGCGGTCGAGCGTATCATTGCGGCGCGGCGACTAGGCAAGCTGCGGCTCGGTGATTTGGCGAAGCTGACGGGATCGGTCAAAAAGCTGCTGCCCTTTGTCGTCCTGCCCGACTGGCGGCCGGGGATGCTGACCGACAGTGC
- a CDS encoding triacylglycerol lipase gives MIRGFLTRRAEWPARIPDPDALPPLTLLWREIGSLARALGGRIRPMPPEPNPDSDHPPVMILPGFLSGDWATKGLRADLRRSGFRCYAWGLGFNRGATADIIDRIDTRVQWIIDRTGYAPALVGWSLGGIYAREYAKHHPEKVARVVTLGSPFSGSRRANRAWRLYHLIARHPVDNPPIDFHPAPRPEMPTFALWSKHDGVVAVSSARGLPHESDRQVEVDCGHMGFAYAPTSVAAIVKALTEEVASTDPDQQTSMR, from the coding sequence ATGATCCGCGGCTTCCTCACCCGGCGCGCCGAATGGCCCGCGCGCATTCCCGACCCCGACGCGCTACCGCCGCTGACCTTGCTGTGGCGCGAGATCGGGTCGTTGGCGCGCGCACTTGGCGGCCGCATTCGCCCGATGCCGCCCGAACCCAATCCCGACAGCGACCATCCGCCGGTGATGATCCTGCCGGGCTTTCTGTCGGGCGACTGGGCGACGAAGGGGCTGCGCGCCGACCTTCGCCGATCGGGCTTTCGCTGCTATGCGTGGGGCCTCGGTTTCAACCGCGGCGCGACCGCCGACATCATCGATCGCATCGACACCCGCGTGCAGTGGATCATCGACCGCACCGGCTATGCCCCCGCGCTTGTCGGATGGAGCCTTGGCGGCATCTACGCCCGTGAATATGCCAAACATCACCCCGAAAAGGTGGCGCGCGTCGTCACGCTCGGTTCGCCCTTTTCGGGCAGCCGCCGCGCCAACCGCGCCTGGCGCCTCTATCATCTTATCGCACGCCACCCGGTCGATAATCCGCCGATCGATTTCCACCCCGCGCCGCGTCCCGAAATGCCGACCTTCGCGCTGTGGTCGAAGCATGACGGCGTCGTGGCGGTGAGCAGCGCACGAGGGCTTCCGCATGAAAGCGACCGGCAGGTCGAGGTCGATTGCGGGCATATGGGCTTTGCCTACGCCCCGACCTCGGTCGCCGCGATCGTCAAGGCGTTGACCGAGGAGGTCGCCTCGACCGATCCCGATCAGCAGACGTCGATGCGATAA
- a CDS encoding class I SAM-dependent methyltransferase, which yields MAEGAQHFLDSFKDPAAVARYTEGPRRFVPGLDGLHRMTGLLLAERVADDAHILVLGAGGGSEMKAMAEAHPGWRFTGVDPAGPMLDLAAKVMGANAHRAALVEGYIDDAPTGPFDGATCLLTLHFLDTEERIRTAAEIRRRLKPGAPFVAAHGSFPQGTGERDRWMDRYASYAIASGGDPEQVAKGREAVATHVAMLSPEADEEILRAAGFTGVEQFYAAFTWRGWVGYA from the coding sequence ATGGCTGAAGGCGCCCAACATTTCCTTGATAGCTTCAAGGACCCGGCGGCGGTCGCACGCTATACCGAGGGACCGCGCCGCTTCGTCCCCGGCCTCGACGGCCTCCACCGTATGACCGGGCTGCTGCTTGCCGAACGTGTAGCCGACGACGCGCATATCCTCGTGCTCGGCGCGGGCGGAGGCAGCGAAATGAAGGCGATGGCCGAAGCGCATCCGGGCTGGCGCTTCACCGGTGTCGATCCTGCAGGACCGATGCTCGATCTTGCCGCCAAGGTCATGGGAGCAAACGCGCATCGCGCCGCGCTGGTCGAAGGCTATATCGATGACGCCCCCACCGGGCCGTTCGACGGCGCGACCTGTCTGCTCACGCTCCATTTCCTGGACACTGAAGAGCGCATCCGCACTGCCGCCGAAATCCGCCGCCGCCTGAAGCCCGGCGCACCATTTGTCGCCGCGCACGGCAGCTTTCCGCAAGGCACGGGCGAGCGCGACCGCTGGATGGACCGCTATGCATCCTATGCCATTGCCTCAGGCGGCGACCCCGAACAGGTCGCCAAGGGCCGCGAAGCCGTTGCGACGCATGTCGCGATGCTCAGCCCCGAAGCCGACGAAGAGATATTGCGGGCCGCGGGTTTCACCGGCGTCGAACAATTCTACGCCGCCTTCACCTGGCGCGGCTGGGTCGGTTATGCGTAA